One window of the Eucalyptus grandis isolate ANBG69807.140 chromosome 6, ASM1654582v1, whole genome shotgun sequence genome contains the following:
- the LOC120294888 gene encoding 1-aminocyclopropane-1-carboxylate oxidase homolog 11-like, with protein MRECKAHQSRQDVAKDAQALEKRGFFQVINHEVPESLLEEIYVFASWDWSLPSTRSCPKLAGVEHSGNESAQYFVQSAKLITNDRFESVENRIMANKRDPTVLVACFFGDTPRPSSRLYGPMKELTSADNPPIYEETTLPNYTAHYISKGLYGASALPDFKL; from the exons ATGCGTGAATGCAAAGCCCACCAGTCACGACAAGACGTTGCGAAAGATGCGCAAGCATTGGAAAAAAGGGGTTTCTTCCAGGTGATCAACCATGAGGTCCCTGAGAGCCTCTTGGAGGAG ATATATGTTTTTGCTTCGTGGGACTGGAGCCTCCCCAGCACGAGGAGTTGCCCGAAGCTTGCAG GTGTTGAACACTCAGGAAATGAAAGTGCCCAGTACTTCGTTCAGTCGGCCAAG CTCATAACAAACGACCGGTTTGAGAGTGTTGAGAACCGAATCATGGCAAACAAGAGAGACCCAACAGTGTTGGTGGCGTGCTTCTTCGGCGACACTCCCCGACCATCTTCACGATTGTATGGGCCCATGAAGGAATTAACATCAGCAGACAACCCACCAATCTACGAGGAGACTACGCTCCCAAACTACACTGCCCATTACATTTCCAAAGGCCTGTACGGAGCTTCTGCACTTCCTGATTTCAAGCTGTAG
- the LOC104417188 gene encoding putative disease resistance protein RGA3 produces the protein MAEAVLFTLTNDILKLAGSNIFSKIQLVRGASDDLKGLKYTVKTIQTMLLDAEKKQWDSEQVKLWLMRLKDVLYDAQDLLDDVATEDLRRKVTPGNKMSKAVRFFFSKSNQLAQPYKVAKRIQEIRKKLDLIAKDREFRLEEHRSEATVAIVRRRTTDSFVRKEEIIGRQSVEREIIKSLLDSSSEKSVSVVPIVGMGGLGKTTLARLAYNDDKVRNYFELKMWVCVSDVFDRDFLIKEILKSAREDIDKKPEGELPELLRKVLHGKKYLLVLDDLWNEDRGKWLELQSLLMDGSLGSKILVTTRNQSVLEAIGTKSGIFDLKVLPEDKSWDLFKKTVLGDGEEPLNEKLEEIGRDIVKKCEGVPLAIKTIGNLLYAKKEKEWLYFKDHEFSKIDTLNPEIMEVLKISYDHLQPGLKHCFAYCALFPKDYVFDKETMIQLWMAQGFIESLDENEELEETGDDYVSDLLRGSFLEVEEVNPCTGKVEKFKMHDLMHDLALKVVGNECKMVNLNKGSLDEDTRHASFALESFSSLQEVTSLLEAANLRTFVSLEEQSYKVERMVEKKASDDSISKASIKQFTAILPKITVCENHTLSQLEFRATIPPGGILGDR, from the exons ATGGCGGAAGCAGTGCTCTTCACCCTCACCAACGACATACTGAAACTCGCCGGTTCCAACATCTTTTCGAAGATCCAACTTGTACGAGGTGCGAGCGATGATCTCAAGGGTCTCAAGTACACCGTCAAGACCATCCAAACTATGCTTTTGGATGCCGAGAAGAAACAATGGGATAGCGAGCAGGTCAAGCTCTGGCTCATGAGGCTGAAGGACGTGTTGTACGACGCACAGGACTTGCTGGACGATGTCGCAACCGAAGATCTGAGGCGGAAGGTCACTCCCGGAAACAAGATGTCAAAAGCGGTACgctttttcttctccaaatCAAATCAGCTAGCACAGCCCTACAAAGTGGCTAAAAGGATTCAGGAAATTAGGAAGAAACTGGATTTGATTGCAAAAGATAGGGAGTTCCGTTTAGAGGAGCATCGGAGTGAGGCAACTGTTGCTATTGTGAGGAGGAGGACAACTGACTCTTTTGTGCGGAAGGAAGAAATAATTGGTAGACAATCTGTTGAGAGGGAGATCATCAAATCTTTGCTTGATTCCTCCTCCGAAAAAAGTGTTTCGGTTGTTCCCATAGTCGGTATGGGAGGACTTGGAAAAACCACACTTGCTCGGCTGGCGTACAATGATGACAAAGTGAGAAACTACTTCGAGCTTAAGATGTGGGTGTGTGTATCCGATGTCTTTGATCGGGATTTTCTTATTAAAGAAATACTGAAATCTGCCCGAGAAGACATTGATAAGAAGCCTGAGGGCGAATTGCCAGAACTTCTTCGTAAGGTACTACACGGGAAAAAATATTTGCTTGTTTTGGATGACTTGTGGAATGAAGATCGCGGGAAGTGGTTGGAGCTTCAAAGTTTGCTAATGGATGGTTCATTGGGGAGCAAGATACTCGTAACAACCCGCAATCAGTCGGTGTTGGAGGCTATAGGTACAAAATCAGGTATCTTTGATCTAAAGGTCTTACCTGAAGATAAGTCATGGGACTTATTCAAGAAAACGGTTTTGGGAGATGGGGAAGAACCATTAAACGAGAAACTGGAGGAGATAGGTCGAGATATAGTTAAAAAATGCGAGGGTGTTCCCCTTGCCATCAAAACTATAGGCAACCTTTTGTatgccaaaaaggaaaaggagtgGCTCTATTTCAAAGACCATGAATTCTCAAAAATAGATACGTTGAACCCTGAAATAATGGAAGTTCTCAAAATCAGCTACGATCATCTTCAGCCAGGGCTAAAACATTGTTTTGCATATTGTGCGTTGTTTCCAAAAGATTATGTCTTCGATAAAGAAACAATGATACAGTTGTGGATGGCACAAGGTTTTATTGAGTCATTGGATGAGAATGAAGAGCTAGAAGAGACCGGGGATGATTATGTCTCAGACCTACTACGTGGGTCATTTCTTGAAGTTGAGGAGGTCAATCCTTGCACTGGTAAGGTGGAAAAGTTCAAGATGCATGATCTCATGCACGATCTTGCCTTGAAAGTCGTAGGAAATGAGTGCAAGATGGTTAATCTCAACAAAGGCAGTCTCGATGAAGATACTCGACATGCTTCATTTGCTTTAGAATCGTTCTCGTCGCTACAAGAAGTGACTTCTCTGCTAGAAGCAGCCAATCTACGGACATTTGTCTCTTTGGAAGAACAGTCATAT AAAGTTGAAAGGATGGTGGAGAAGAAGGCTAGTGATGATAGCATATCAAAAGCATCAATCAAACAATTCACGGCTATTCTTCCCAAAATTACGGTTTGTGAAAATCATACACTGTCCCAGCTTGAATTTCGTGCCACCATTCCCCCAGGTGGAATACTTGGAGATAGATAA